A genomic region of Desulfosarcina ovata subsp. ovata contains the following coding sequences:
- the sat gene encoding sulfate adenylyltransferase encodes MSTLIPPHGGKGLTICLLEGAEREAELKKAAGLKQVEISPRVKGDLIMIGIGGFSPITGFMTKADWKGVCENFLMADGTFWPVPVCLDVTKEDADGIADGDEIALVDPESKEIMATMTVTEKFEMTDADKTWECEKVFMGEGTPTAEEFWKIAKEDHPGVQMVMSQKPINLAGPVKVLSEGEYPTKYAGVYHRPSESRKLFEDRGWSEVAALQLRNPMHRSHEYLCKIAVEVCDGVYIHSLVGNLKPGDIPAEVRVKCIDALVKNYFVEQNVIQGGYPLDMRYAGPREGLLHAAFRQNYGCSKMIIGRDHAGVGDFYGMFEAQTIFDKIPTPEGGKGLLCTPLKIDWTFYCYKCDGMASLRTCPHAKEDRVLLSGTMLRKMLSEGGDLPDHFGRDEVVAILREYYEGLTEKVEIKTHKAATGD; translated from the coding sequence ATGTCCACACTCATCCCCCCCCATGGAGGCAAAGGTCTGACCATCTGTCTGCTCGAAGGCGCCGAAAGGGAAGCCGAACTGAAGAAGGCTGCCGGCCTGAAGCAGGTCGAGATCTCCCCGCGGGTCAAAGGCGACCTGATCATGATCGGTATCGGCGGTTTCAGCCCCATCACCGGCTTCATGACCAAAGCGGACTGGAAAGGCGTTTGCGAAAACTTCCTGATGGCCGACGGTACCTTCTGGCCCGTGCCGGTGTGCCTCGACGTAACCAAGGAAGATGCTGACGGCATCGCCGATGGTGACGAAATCGCCCTGGTCGATCCCGAAAGCAAAGAGATCATGGCCACCATGACAGTCACCGAAAAATTCGAGATGACCGATGCCGACAAGACCTGGGAATGCGAAAAAGTCTTCATGGGCGAAGGCACCCCGACGGCCGAGGAATTCTGGAAAATCGCCAAGGAAGATCATCCCGGCGTCCAGATGGTCATGAGCCAGAAACCGATCAACCTGGCCGGCCCGGTCAAGGTCCTCAGCGAAGGCGAATACCCGACCAAATACGCCGGTGTCTACCATCGTCCGTCCGAATCCCGCAAGCTGTTCGAGGATCGTGGTTGGAGTGAAGTGGCCGCCCTGCAGTTGCGCAACCCCATGCATCGCTCCCATGAGTACCTGTGCAAGATCGCCGTGGAAGTGTGCGACGGCGTTTACATCCACTCCCTGGTCGGCAACCTGAAACCGGGTGACATTCCGGCCGAAGTCCGCGTAAAATGCATCGACGCCCTGGTGAAAAACTACTTTGTCGAGCAGAACGTTATTCAGGGCGGCTATCCTCTGGATATGCGCTATGCCGGTCCCCGTGAAGGCCTCCTGCACGCCGCTTTCCGCCAGAACTATGGCTGCTCCAAAATGATCATCGGCCGTGACCATGCCGGCGTGGGTGACTTCTATGGCATGTTCGAAGCACAGACCATCTTCGACAAGATTCCGACCCCCGAGGGTGGAAAAGGCCTGCTTTGTACGCCGCTGAAGATCGACTGGACCTTCTACTGCTACAAGTGTGACGGCATGGCTTCCCTGAGAACCTGCCCCCACGCCAAGGAAGACCGCGTGCTGCTCTCCGGCACCATGCTGCGCAAGATGCTGTCCGAGGGCGGCGATCTGCCCGATCACTTTGGTCGTGATGAAGTTGTCGCCATCCTGCGCGAGTACTACGAAGGTCTTACCGAAAAGGTTGAAATCAAGACCCACAAGGCCGCTACCGGCGACTAA